Genomic segment of Hydra vulgaris chromosome 08, alternate assembly HydraT2T_AEP:
tgattattgtaattatttttattgttgtcattttatttttattattatcattatactCTTATCattgtattgttattattgttactacTACCACtcttattattatcattattagtattttactcctttaacttttaatgtttgCTTTGTTACAGCTGTGGACGATTATTACTATTAgcattaacaatatatttagtAGCTTTTATTTACAAGGTTTTTACTAAAGATTAGTAcatgtactatttgtaaacttCCCTGAATGTAACaactatttcagaatatatatgaattgaattatatatatatatatatatatatatatatatatatatatatatatatatatatatatatatatatatatatatatatatatatatatatatatatagatagatagatagatagatagatagatagatagatagatagatagatagatagatagatagatagagagagagagagagagagagagagagaaatagATCCAGGTATTTTATGGGCCTAACTAATGTAACACAAATGAATTGATTATGGATAGGTGATTATTGGTAGGAGTTTAAGTGTTCAGGCCTTTCTCTAAGCAGTTAATGTGAATTCTGGAGGATACAAGATTTTTATGATTTGATAAAATAACATCTTTAATTCAATTAAGTcctactaaaacattttttatatatatttatattataaatatatataaaatattgttaattgcacttaaaaataaaatgtaattcaaaaattaatttgaaagtcttaaacaatttttttatatataacctAACTTtctgttaaaaactttttagaactCTGATGACAGTTGTACTTAaacaggtttttaaaaatattaagagaaTAAACAGATAATTCAGACTagaagttttgttgtttttgaatattttacagatcataattttttctgtttgtaattactaaactaaaaagtaataatagtattgaaaaaaaaaagtgtaattatTATGTTGAGAAGTGTTTGAGTAGGGTCTGGTGGTTGATATTACCAGACCTTACTTCTGCTcttgattataaatttttaaaagtatttattgcaacaatctagatcttcctatatttatgaacggtattGTACTTGATGAGTCTTCTACCCTTTGTCTTCTAATattaactcttacttttgatctttcttggaaaccatatatctaatttcatcttttctcttccagtaacagtaccgcgctcaacttgtttctccgcgcagcggccttgttcgtcaaggttcgtgtttccgAGTTATAGAGTTGGGAGAGGGTTATAAACCattattaagtagcctcctcatctgtagtggccttctcggccttgaggaggtaaataacgaaaaaaaaacaaaaaactttccaattctaatagtggttgcttgcagccttgttggaagtgaaaatgtttgttttaaaaaaatttcaaaaaagtccTTTTGCTCAACCTTAAagagtaaaataagaaaaggtTTATGCTTAAGGCATGAACTGGAATTTGTttgtaaatcaaatttttaaagttgaagaCTAAAATGATCCAGTTGATTTTGCTTATTTATAGAGCATTAGTAAATGAATAACATCTAAATAagttacaacataaaaaaaaagaattttattgagtaattttttactgcactattttttttttaatgtttgtaaaaaaatggtaGAACTACATGAACATTTTCTGCTTATCCCTTTAcctgtttgctttttttaaccCTTTTATGCtctacatctttttttttttttttttttttttactatttacacTACGcccttttattattatttaaatctaacaCCCTTTTACATTACGcccttttattattatttacaccTAACacccttttttattatttacacctcacatctttttgtttttattgttaattaatagtaattaaatacaaaattttgtttcctaataattaattaattaatattttttattataaatataattttaaattttattttatagttttgaatttattttaggttcttaaattaaagtattaCCAGTTAATGATTGAACTTTGTCATAATGATTCTCAATATTTATCTATATGTAAACATTACCATGCTGTTTATAATACACCATGTATTCTAGAAgattctcttaaaaaaaaagaggtaagaagtgctttgtttgtttttttaatttttaaatagagttaTCTTTAACTTCTTTGAATTTTAATGGTGATCTAGATAGTATCATTTGCTTAGCAACtctgttatttataatttctggTTTGTTATTGACTGCACCCTTCAAATTGTGAATTTACTATTCTATTCAATGAGTTTTCGTTTTGATTGCTTAAtagatttaatttgttaattacgttttatttgttattgGGCTTTTAATGTGATAGTTCaatcatatttcaaaatttgtgtgatcttaaagtaaaaagagttcagtggatgtaaacttttttttagatttattttttctaaaacagtAAAGCTGAAGGAAAATGTGTGTGTTTCTGttgaaaagtaaaatttaaagatgaGCAAGTAGTTTTAGCGCTTAGTCTTggatttcttttaatttcatcaGTGCAAaccttattttgtttgtttgttctgTCAATGAGTTCTAGTTTGCCAACACCACTTCAAGCAAAAGAATTCCAAGCAATGAATATCAAGATAGAATCCTATTCTTACGtttgaaattttgtataaattgatGACCCAATAAAAAcctgttgttttaaataattgcttaatgctaaaaataaatatatatttattattaactgtttttttatttatttattttttgcaattttactGACCCATACAACTGAAAAGGTAAAAAGAATTAAGGAATTTTCTGACTTTTGGTTCTCGTtctttggataatttttttctaagtataaaatgaatttcttggaacaaaaatgttatttagtatttatactattttaaaaaataatactgagtaaaaaatttaaatttaaaagtttttctaaaaaataaaaaaatcattggggtcgattttaaattttttataggcATTACGTAATGTGGTTCTATATGTTCTGTTGTCTCCATTTGACAATGAACAAGCTGATTTTTTAGCAAGGTTATCTGAAGATACAAACCTTGAAGCAATTCCTTTATACAAGTGAGTTGTGTTTTTATTAGTTATGATAATTATGTAGTTAATAAATCCTTTGCACTAGTGAGtggtatttttcttttttgatattatgataattatgtAGTTATAACTcctttgtacaatttttttttaattgcaatagtTTGGTAgttgtttataaatttctttttaatcaaTGTTGAATATTGGGAGAACtttcagtttaatttttttgtttttagctgttcttttatatttaaagtttgatttacatatatatatatatatatatatatatatatatatatatatatatatatatatatatatatatatatatatatatatatatatatatatatatatatatatatatatatatatatatatatatatatatatatatatgtaaatcaaactttaaatataaaaaaacagctaaaatttgttgctttttgtttaaatggtgttttttataaattattatcttgCAACATTCTaccaataaaaattgtttctaatctgtataatacatacatattgTTGTTCTGTAGAAGCAAGAATATTTTTAggcaaatgttaaaaaattttactacaaaagAACTTATACAGTGGAGTAAATTTCAACAACTCTATGAGCATGACCTATGTGTTGGAACATTAGAAAATCCTGTTACTGGTGTTTTTGATAGAAATACAGATAGCGGTAATAACAGAtggaatgaattaaaaaaaagagttgtaGAACATGtaagcctttttttttgaaaagcaaaTACAATTGAAACAAACAGTGGATAATCAACATAAATAATgctagtaataataaaatttaaaatgcattcggtctgtattttttgattttgattacatttattattaaaaatgaaggtataacttcagcaatttttttttccaaataattatgAGATTGAtagttttgtatttgttttgaaaaaaacataattattataaaaagcaaTAAGTATCTAAAACTTAAAACGCATTTTCAACAACATTAAAAGAAAtcatgcaaataaaaaaattttttttaaggttttctgaaatatatataatttaatagaatattagaactattatgtttattatagttttcattttttactgtgCGTTTAACAAGTATTTagtaataacttattaaatacttaaaattattatttttaaatgttttaataaagaaatgtcaaaacaacttttattttatttttagttcccTTTTATTTGAGTTTCTTCAagtttatacctttttttttttttaagtaaataatttaacaaacttaaCCTGAGTGATTTTCTTTATGACAGTCCTTGGGCAGTTGTCTTTTCTCTCTCCGCTGATAAATGTGCCAcctacataacctcctggatcCAGGAAGGTATGGAAGCCTTTATTCCTTTTTGTCGATtataagtcaagcctcattctactccatagTTTTCACCTTGTGCAGCTGCTACatctaattgtaatcatttttttcatctttttttaaaaaagaactctCTTATAAACAAATGCTAAAAGttactaaaagattttattgtgcattagacaGAGGTGGTAAGGTAatggctattgctcttgacatatctaatgattttgataaagtttggcatgctggtcttttccataagcttgctttCATATATcaaggacattttttttaaattatcaaatcatttctttttaattgcaatattaAAGTCATTCTCTAAAGCCAACACTCTTCATGTCCAGTAACTTCAGAGGTACCTCAAGGTTCCTTGATcttgtattgtttcttatctacatttacaatcttcctgacaatcttGTATCTAAAATGACTCTATTTGCtgacaactcaactttatactcctgtcttgtcACAAAGCCTTCTCTTTTCGATCACTAAGAACAGGCAGTTGATTTTGAATCTGACTCACTTCTGTAATAGATTGGGGCTTGCAGTGGCCTGTGAGTTTTAcctccaacaaaactcatttatataCTGCAAATAACTATTGCAATACAGTCGACAttcttatattaatgaataGCAACCCTCTCACTGGATTATCATTCACTACTGATCTCTCATGGAAACGATATATTCAATCgattgcaaagttagcatctgctaaggttgcttctcggTGTCATGCTCACCATTATCTTATTCCATTCTTTACCTCTTCAAATCTCCTATTCGTTCCTGTATgtaatactgttgtcatatttgggctggttcttctaatgatgctctttctcttctaggcAAGGTTCAAAAAcgcattcaaaaattttttccatGCACTTCAATCCTAACTTTTGAAATCTTCtggctttcctgattcatacaaccTAATTCCTTGTCTTCTGTCAATTGTTTCCTTGCTCAataactctattctttgttttcctGTAACTCCTAAAATAAATATGGTGGCTTACAGCCTTTTTgggatttaatttaatttttcttttatgattCCCACAATCAAAAttgatttacaattaatttttaaaagtctttatatttttgatatttatattaattgaattttattttcagttttgatatttatttacatattgaaataaacataataatatacTTAACATAGCAAGCTTTTTGGACCTGCCATTATATGAGCCTAATTCTATGGGTACATAGCAGGTTCACTATCTTAAAATTATGTATGATGTTGATGGTATGAGTTAATgttgatattataataataatatttctttagaatattCGTGTTATGGAAAAATACTATTCAAGAATTACAATGTTAAGAATGTCAGAATTGCTTGATCTTactattaaagtaattttttttttaaatattttatgagtaaattttatttttataataaatatataaagaataaatgAATCAAACCACATTTCTAAGATTAAAACCACAATcttgtttacaataaatatgataataaaaaatagatataacgtgaatggttatgaaaataaattttgctgTTGTtagagtttttactaatttaagaagtttttttatttcaattagtaatttaaaatttttctattttaattagtGCAGTTGAATCTCTGTATCTCAAATTCTTAGGGTACCGGCAAAAAAGTTCAAGATATCGGGAGTTATCGAAAGTCAACtgtaatctaaaatattttcacataaatgtaaaaatattttaattcaatatgtgaaattatgaaaaaatgtgtgaaaatagtaatatatgatatatagtGATAtaatagtttgataaaaaataagaaaataaatctgataaaaataacaagatttattataaataaacttaaattaacttCAAACTAGGGTCTATCGAAATTAACCATGTTTGTAACCAGCTGAGCATTATGAAGACCCAACATGAGTTTCAAACATATTTTGCATGGATGCTTAACTCCGAGTTAAAGGGCCACACAAAGCGTGATTATAAGTCACGTAAATAaacgtaaaatataaataatatgaataaaatataagctagtttaaataaaacgtAGTCTAATTTGATAGGTCTTCTGCCATCGGTTTTTATTACCTTCAATATTgatttatgattatattttatCATGAATTTCGGTTGAtggttatatttaattataatgataattatgaattataatatatataatataataagtctaataaataataaaataaattataatagataggttatattaatagttataaattattatatatatatatatatatatatatatatatatatatatatatatatatatatatatatatatatatatatatatatatatatatatatatgttataatgatataattatgttataatgATTATATTTCATACATTTGATTATTTCTTTACGATTATATTTCATCAAGTTCTATATTGAATTCACTCAAAGCGTTTCACCATTATGCCCAAGGACATTCAGTTGGCGAGAAAAATAAGGGAGAAATGCATGCATATTAGCATAAATGCCTATATGCATGCTGGGAAATACTGCCAATATGCATGCTGGGTCttcaataacaaaattaagattaaaattatatataatcaaaatataaagttatatattaggGTTATAGATAATACAAATCAAgatatttttctatttctatttaaacaaaaaaaattatttacctgtttgtttaaatattaacttgttttaaatattgttttgacttttaaaatgtttatactaAACAGATGCTAAATATACAGTCTGAATAAGTAGATCactatattttgaaataatgagCGAAGCAAGTTTCGTTACCTAAGAATTTATAAAGATCACATGCTGTTAAATAACTATTGCTGTCTTTTGTATTCCAATCGACACTGCAGTTGTCTACTGACAACTGAGGAAAATacgaatttttataacatttacatGTTTGAAATTTACACTAACGACATAGACATTGAAAAAGCAGTGGTAGACTGGTATTTCTAGATGTGTATGCATCAATATCTATATCACTGACGACTGACTTACAAATGAAAGATGTACTGCCTTTCTAAATTGAGAAACAGATGGCtggttttcttaatttttttttatattctctaTAAAATCTCCTTATCCTTTTACATTTGCTACTGCTGCGATACAAAACGTATGGTAAAAACCACGTAATGTGGTATTAATGATTAACTTCATGCGCTGAGGTTTGAttggttttaataattaaactctTCTGTATGTGCACAAGACagttgattttcttttttcctttgaCAATATTATGTTCAGTTTGTTTTTAAGATTCAAACATTGATTTTAACTCTTATTGCTTTGATATTAACATGACATTTAAAATCATTGCAGAGTGCCAAAAgtatcttaataaaatttttattaaattagcattGGTATTATAtgatttctaattttattaaacttgttttatcTTGTAGTTTAATTCAGAATCTTTaaaccattaattttatttctaatatttcgTTTCcaataaactttgaaaatagCTACATGGGTTGGTTGCTTTTTCCTCATGCTAccctaaaaataaagaatttattatataaacaattaaatgctTTCTCTTTTGagttataaattaatgaaattttatgttttaatgttGATACAatactaaatatgaaaaaaattactaatttgatcaaaaaaatattttaaggttcTATTCCCGATTACccaaatgataattttttttttgttttttttattgatgttgttgatgctatttactttatttttaggAGTCTGAGAGGTTTATATCAGATTTAGTAACATCAAAgacaatttttgctaaaattgatCGCCCTGCCGGAATCGTTGTGTTTAAACCTCCGAAAGATGCTGCGGATACGTTAAACGAATGGTCACGAGACATTTCTGGATTAATGGACCTGCTTAACAAAACGACACATTTGATTACAAAAGAACAAATGGTTCATCAACTTCTTAATTAGTGAACTTagttgcattttataaaattttaacatttgctTATTTAAACATTGTGCTGCTAATTTTTGTTAGCAAGAGTTGTTTTTCCGTTTGTGTTTTAGCTATCCATATTATATATCGTTTGAAATTAGTGAAAATCTTTCTATTCTTTGTTGGAAACTACaacacgcatatatatatatatatacatatatatatatatatatatatatatatatatatatatatatatatatatatatatatatatatatatatatatatatatatatatatatatatatatatatatatatatatgtatatatatatatatatatatatgtatatatatatatatatatatatgtatgtatatatatatatatatatatatatatatatatatatatatatatatatatatatatatatatatatatatgtatatgtatatattaataagaAAACATCAAACAATACGAATTCtcttaatacaaataataatttattttgagaaattcTCACTGGGTTATGGACACCAGCATCATCAACTcgaaaaatattacaaaattttttgaacgttaaaaacagtttaataaaaaaaaaattttaactgacGTCAGCagttgaatggcttcttttttCGTTACGcaagaatataaaaaacatcagtccaaaatttagttttgacaAATCGCCCATTATCAAGATTTATTCTGCCATTCGATGGGAAACATTGGTGCTTCTCGTACTTTACGgtcgaattttttttatttcactttaaGAGTTTTAGTTTTCtcccaatttattttttcagagcAAAACTTGCTATGTGTTGCAATTGCTGACTGATAATGTTTGTTGTCATTTAGACTTTTTTGGTGTTGTAATTTTTTGGTGGGCAATTtgtcaaaactaaattttggactccattttttatattcttgcGTAACGaaaaaagaagccattcaactGCTGAcgtcagttaaaaaaaaattttattaaactgtttttaacatttaaacaattttgtaatattttacgAGCTGATGATGCTGGTGTCCATAACCCAGTGaaaatttctcaaaataaattattatttgtattaagaGAATTCGTATTGTTTGATGTTTTCTTATTAATATAGCATACACTCTTATACACGATGTCTACACtcaaatcatatatatatatatatatatatatatatatatatatatatatatatatatatatatatatatatatatatataataaactttttctataact
This window contains:
- the LOC100211225 gene encoding 26S proteasome non-ATPase regulatory subunit 12 isoform X2 produces the protein MAAETVTDMKGNIVKMDMSYSDTCDKQIPECMELAKSGSLLEALESLMALEKLTRTAADMFSTSRILVAILQICFFNNNFELLNEQIINLTKKRGQLKQSVTKMVQEACTYVDQIDSKVERIKLIDTIRTVTAGKIYLELERARVTRKLSELKEAEGNILEAASILQELQVETYGSMERQEKVEFILEQMRLCLAKKDFIRTQIICKKINTKFFDDNKEQVLKLKYYQLMIELCHNDSQYLSICKHYHAVYNTPCILEDSLKKKEALRNVVLYVLLSPFDNEQADFLARLSEDTNLEAIPLYKQMLKNFTTKELIQWSKFQQLYEHDLCVGTLENPVTGVFDRNTDSGNNRWNELKKRVVEHNIRVMEKYYSRITMLRMSELLDLTIKESERFISDLVTSKTIFAKIDRPAGIVVFKPPKDAADTLNEWSRDISGLMDLLNKTTHLITKEQMVHQLLN